One region of Deltaproteobacteria bacterium genomic DNA includes:
- a CDS encoding 1-acyl-sn-glycerol-3-phosphate acyltransferase — translation MVDIEHLSRIRLVAEPRGQMLVANFFLTPNYRFFAQVDIHIENLEKIPLDENVIFAMNHTDRYNYWPFQWKLWTLKTFPYTTVWVKGKYYRNALLGKCLDACNLIPVPSMAYLIEEFYRKKFGEPIDPALYRDVKDVIDGRYDHAGTYPENAARIFRAWGDDFVGFIRDYYDLVMERVAELSRQALVDRGLNLIIFPEGTRSIRLAEGKTGLAQLALWSRKKIVPIGCNNSEQVYRRRLPFARSGRIVYRVGDPLSIEDRLKPYRIDTPFQLFSRDSQRKYRDQFEGVASAVMARIALLLDERYRQQEAVVCK, via the coding sequence ATGGTTGACATCGAACATCTGAGCCGCATACGATTGGTCGCTGAACCCCGGGGCCAGATGTTGGTGGCGAATTTTTTCCTGACCCCTAACTACCGTTTTTTCGCCCAAGTCGATATTCACATCGAAAACCTCGAAAAGATTCCCCTCGATGAAAACGTCATCTTCGCCATGAACCATACGGATCGATATAACTATTGGCCATTCCAGTGGAAACTCTGGACTTTGAAGACGTTTCCCTACACAACGGTCTGGGTCAAGGGCAAGTACTACCGCAATGCACTGTTGGGAAAATGCCTCGATGCGTGCAATCTGATTCCCGTGCCGTCCATGGCGTATCTGATCGAAGAGTTTTACAGGAAAAAATTCGGAGAGCCGATTGATCCGGCGCTGTACCGGGACGTGAAGGACGTCATTGACGGCAGGTACGATCATGCAGGGACGTATCCGGAAAACGCCGCCCGGATCTTTCGGGCTTGGGGCGATGACTTCGTTGGTTTTATTCGCGATTATTATGATCTGGTCATGGAGCGGGTGGCGGAACTGAGCCGCCAGGCCCTTGTTGACCGGGGATTGAATCTGATTATCTTCCCCGAGGGAACCCGGTCCATCAGGCTGGCGGAGGGGAAAACGGGTCTCGCCCAGCTGGCCCTCTGGAGTCGGAAAAAGATCGTTCCCATTGGATGCAACAATTCCGAACAGGTCTATCGGAGGCGCCTGCCTTTCGCCCGGAGCGGGCGAATCGTCTATCGCGTGGGCGATCCCCTGTCCATCGAAGACCGCCTAAAGCCCTACCGGATCGATACGCCGTTCCAACTTTTCTCCAGGGATTCCCAGCGAAAATACCGGGATCAGTTTGAGGGTGTAGCCAGCGCCGTTATGGCAAGGATCGCTTTGCTCCTGGACGAACGCTACCGGCAACAAGAGGCCGTGGTTTGCAAATAG